The Capra hircus breed San Clemente chromosome 2, ASM170441v1, whole genome shotgun sequence genome window below encodes:
- the LOC102175252 gene encoding histone H3.3-like: MAHTKQTARKSTSGKAPRKQLAAKAARKSASFTGGVKKPHRYRPGTVALREIRRYRKSTELLIRKLPFQRLVGEIAQDFKTNLRFQSAAIGALQEASEAYLVGLFEDTNLCAIHAKHVTIMPKDIQLARRIHGEHA; the protein is encoded by the coding sequence ATGGCTCATACAAAGCAGACTGCCCGCAAATCGACCAGTGGTAAAGCACCGAGGAAGCAACTCGCTGCAAAAGCCGCTCGCAAGAGTGCATCCTTTACTGGAGGGGTGAAGAAACCTCATCGTTACAGGCCTGGTACTGTGGCACTCCGTGAAATTAGACGTTATCGGAAGTCCACTGAACTTCTGATTCGCAAACTTCCCTTCCAGCGTCTGGTGGGGGAAATTGCTCAGGACTTCAAAACAAATTTGCGCTTCCAGAGTGCAGCTATTGGTGCTTTGCAGGAGGCAAGTGAGGCCTATCTGGTTGGCCTTTTTGAAGACACCAACCTGTGTGCTATCCATGCCAAACATGTAACAATTATGCCAAAAGACATCCAGCTAGCACGCCGCATACATGGAGAACATGCTTAA